A genomic region of Fusarium falciforme chromosome 4, complete sequence contains the following coding sequences:
- a CDS encoding Histone H2B, producing MPPKAADKKPASKAPATASKAPEKKDAGKKTAASGDKKKRSKTRKETYSSYIYKVLKQVHPDTGISNRAMSILNSFVNDIFERVASEASKLAAYNKKSTISSREIQTSVRLILPGELAKHAVSEGTKAVTKYSSSTK from the exons ATGCCTCCCAAGGCCGCCGACAAGAAGCCCGCCTCCAAGGCCCCCGCCACTGCCTCCAAGGCtcccgagaagaaggatgccgGCAAGAAGACCGCTGCTTCTGgtgacaagaagaagcgctCCAAGACCCGCAAGGAGACTTACTCTTCTTACATCTACAAGG TCCTCAAGCAGGTCCACCCTGACACTGGTATCTCCAACCGTGCCATGTCTATCCTCAACTCGTTCGTCAACG ATATTTTTGAGCGCGTTGCTTCTGAGGCTTCCAAGCTGGCTGCCTACAACAAGAAGTCCACCATCTCTTCCCGAGAGATCCAGACCTCTGTCCGCCTGATCCTCCCCGGTGAGCTTGCCAAGCACGCTGTCTCTGAGGGTACCAAGGCCGTCACCAAgtactcctcctcgacgaaaTAA
- a CDS encoding Transketolase, which yields MTFKDDDERAIKAIRLLAADATFNSKSGHPGAPMGMAPVAHMLFSRFLRGSPAHPGWLNRDRFVLSNGHACILQYIMLHLRGYEITMDDLKTFDITPGHPENFETPGVEVTTGPLGQGIANAVGLAIAQTHTPAVFNRPGFSIVDNFIYCFLGHGCLQEGVVSEASSLAGHLQLGNLICIYDDNRITIDGNINFSFTEDAVKRYESYGWHVVVVEDGNTDLATIEAAIQQCKEETTRPSIIKLRTTIGFLSKKALMAYMETHSRPTISSSSKEVYKAYKNRAAEGLAAKRAWDRLMAKYADQFPELHADLQRRPTGTLPQGWEAALPSFSPSDPAVATRKLSETVLSKIHAIVPELIGGSSDLTPSNLTRWASAVDFQAPGLEDVPGDYSGRYLRYGVREHAMGAIMNGLVAYETVLPYGGTFLNFVSYTAGAVRLSALSRLRVIWMATHDSIALGQDGPTRQSIETLSEDYKRSVLGSGVPSLSVEALSTVGWQRWTHQQFGIDTFGASAPADVLFEKFEFTKEGVAKRAIATIEFFKKKSQSIGSTLDRAF from the exons ATGACGTtcaaagacgacgacgagagggccatcaaggccatccgCCTCTTGGCA GCCGATGCAACCTTCAACAGCAAGTCGGGTCATCCTGGAGCTCCCAT GGGAATGGCTCCTGTAGCCCATATGCTATTTTCTAGGTTTTTGAGAGGCAGTCCTGCGCATCCTGGCTGGCTAAACCGCGATCGCTTCGTACTCTC GAATGGCCACGCCTGTATTCTCCAGTACATCATGCTCCATCTCCGCGGTTATGAAATCACAATGGACGACCTTAAAACTTTCGA CATTACTCCTGGTCACCCTGAAAACTTCGAAACTCCAGGTGTTGAAGTAACGACTGGGCCGCTTGGGCAGGGAATTGCTAACGCCGTGGGCCTCGCTATTGCCCAAACACACACGCCAGCAGTTTTCAACCGTCCCGGCTTTAGCATTGTCGACAATTTCATATACTGCTTTCTCGGACACGGCTGCCTACAAGAAGGCGTTGTTTCTGAGGCCTCTTCCCTCGCCGGGCACTTGCAACTCGGTAACCTGATCTGTATCTATGATGACAACCGGATCACTATTGACGGAAACATTAACTTCTCCTTCACCGAGGATGCCGTTAAGCGTTATGAGTCATACGGTTGGCAcgtggttgtggttgaagACGGAAACACAGATCTGGCCACGATCGAGGCTGCCATTCAACAGTGCAAGGAGGAGACGACAAGACCTTCTATCATCAAGTTGAGAACCACTATTGGCTTTCTCTCGAAGAAGGCACTCATGGCGTACATGGAAACCCACTCAAGGCCGACAATATCAAGCAGCTCAA AAGAGGTTTACAAAGCATATAAAAACCGGGCAGCAGAAGGCTTGGCTGCCAAACGAGCTTGGGACCGCCTCATGGCCAAGTACGCCGACCAATTCCCCGAACTACACGCAGACCTGCAGAGAAGGCCTACTGGTACCTTGCCACAAGGTTGGGAGGCTGCCCTCCCTTCATTTTCTCCTTCAGATCCGGCGGTGGCAACCCGGAAGCTTTCCGAAACTGTCTTGTCCAAGATACATGCGATTGTCCCCGAATTGATTGGAGGCTCGTCAGATTTGACACCGTCCAACCTCACGCGGTGGGCATCCGCAGTTGACTTCCAAGCCCCGGGCTTGGAGGACGTTCCTGGTGATTATTCAGGACGCTATCTCCGTTATGGCGTACGGGAACATGCTATGGGCGCCATCATGAACGGCCTTGTAGCTTACGAGACAGTCTTGCCGTATGGCGGCACCTTTCTCAACTTTGTCTCTTATACTGCTGGTGCTGTCCGCCTGTCTGCCTTGTCGCGTCTTCGGGTCATCTGGATGGCTACTCACGATTCTATCGCGCTGGGACAAGATGGACCTACACGCCAGTCCATCGAGACATTG TCAGAGGACTACAAACGATCTGTTCTTGGTTCTGGTGTGCCATCTCTCTCCGTCGAGGCACTGAGCACGGTGGGTTGGCAGCGATGGACTCATCAGCAGTTTGGTATTGACACCTTCGGCGCTTCTGCCCCTGCCGATGTTCTGTTTGAGAAGTTTGAGTTTACCAAGGAAGGGGTAGCAAAGCGCGCCATTGCAACCATTgagttcttcaagaagaagtcTCAGTCGATTGGGTCAACACTAGACCGCGCTTTTTAA
- a CDS encoding Protein SQS1, which yields MPKNKKGASTPRGAKGARGGRGGRGGRGASRGRGNYSPAPTRVNFIREETTAGFTLADEARQTSQHDPSRWNNLRMRPVKFVSAGPTEPLKLLDVLLDEENDEVEEPATTASPETNTQRDMQVDTQYESDNEIDNHGERGGHEADVEEDSDEDDHFIGPDELEEAIQAQVEPDNETPEEPSFFFDLKGDQSQPRLQQGSVKIPERPSSRSSSSSEEVILFKGRAAPRKPLQTEEISMAQMQTEIRVVEQTIITESAAASSPAPELSVEPPNSKKLSKKEKKQKQRDKRNARRQLQEEEDAILADYIANMKENSDDEYFRQLINGGSDSDDAEEDASDSPIATSKQQRASSKQKAPETSDSDEDQEEDLSEEDDEDNEVPSEIDDETLARLIAGQELSQDLGMEDVNFGDSSSDSDSSNDKAKKRQQVIDDDVDLMDWERPSLRRRKGKGAKAQITFNLSDSELEAQLQAAWKTDRQKKSERKKQREELRALGMLGKKANPDDLRIKYPDGMNMEQVAEELRTFLVSSDEQLALPPMDNHARKMIHELANKFKIKSKSTGKGDQRRPTLYRTGRTLPYVAVTFDQAINRVNRRYFPRLDMKGKKSNRLPPVRGGASVAAATYQDGEIVGGSAPELGVENRGRAMLEKMGWSSGTALGAMNNKGILQPVTHAMKRSKAGLG from the exons ATGCCGAAAAATAAGAAGGGAGCTTCTACGCCTCGTGGCGCAAAGGGTGCCCGAGGCGGACGAGGAGGTCGCggaggtcgaggagcatcTCGCGGACGCGGCAACTATTCTCCTGCGCCTACCCGAGTGAACTTCATCAGAGAAGAGACCACCG CTGGGTTTACACTTGCGGACGAAGCTCGACAGACTTCCCAGCATGACCCTTCCAGATGGAATAACTTGCGCATGCGTCCCGTCAAGTTTGTCAGTGCTGGGCCAACTGAACCGTTGAAACTACTCGACGTGCTGCTTGACGAAGAAAACGATGAAGTCGAAGAACCTGCCACCACGGCGTCGCCTGAAACCAACACCCAACGAGACATGCAAGTCGATACACAATATGAGTCCGACAACGAGATTGACAACCACGGCGAGAGAGGCGGGCATGAAGCGGACGTGGAAGAGGACTCAGACGAAGATGATCATTTTATCGGACCCGACGAACTCGAAGAAGCTATTCAAGCCCAAGTAGAGCCCGACAATGAAACCCCGGAGGAACCATCGTTCTTCTTTGATCTGAAAGGAGACCAATCACAGCCCAGGCTTCAGCAGGGCTCAGTCAAGATCCCAGAGCGACCGTCttcaagaagcagcagctcgAGCGAGGAGGTTATCCTGTTTAAGGGTCGCGCAGCCCCACGAAAGCCTCTGCAGACGGAAGAGATCAGCATGGCTCAAATGCAGACCGAGATACGGGTCGTCGAGCAAACAATCATCACTGAGTCGGCAGCAGCATCGTCACCCGCACCCGAACTAAGCGTGGAGCCACCGAATAGCAAGAAACTCTctaagaaggagaagaagcagaaacaGCGCGACAAGAGAAACGCACGAAGACAActccaggaggaggaagatgccatcctcgccgaCTATATTGCCAACATGAAGGAAAACAGCGACGACGAATATTTCCGACAACTCATCAACGGCGGAAGCGACTCTGACGATGCCGAAGAGGATGCTTCTGACTCACCTATCGCAACATCCAAACAGCAACGCGCCTCCTCCAAGCAAAAGGCTCCGGAGACAAGCGACTCAGATGAAGACCAAGAGGAGGATTTGTccgaagaagacgacgaggacaacGAAGTACCCAGTGAAATCGACGATGAGACGCTGGCAAGACTTATTGCCGGCCAAGAATTGAGCCAGGACTTGGGCATGGAGGACGTCAATTTTGGCGATTCATCGAGCGATTCGGACTCTTCCaatgacaaggccaagaagcgacaGCAGGTGATTGATGACGATGTTGATCTGATGGATTGGGAACGACCCAGCTTGCGACGACGCAAAGGCAAGGGCGCAAAGGCGCAGATCACCTTCAATTTATCCGACTCGGAATTGGAGGCGCAACTCCAAGCCGCCTGGAAAACTGACCGACAAAAGAAGTCGGAACGTAAGAAGCAGCGAGAGGAGTTGCGCGCGCTTGGGATGCTCGGAAAGAAGGCCAACCCCGACGATCTTCGTATCAAATACCCGGATGGCATGAACATGGAGCAGGTTGCAGAAGAGCTACGAACGTTCCTCGTTAGCTCTGATGAGCA ACTTGCGCTGCCACCCATGGACAACCATGCCCGAAAGATGATCCATGAGCTGGCCAATAAATTCAAAATCAAGTCCAAGTCGACGGGCAAGGGAGACCAGCGGAGACCGACTCTCTATCGTACAGGTCGCACGCTTCCCTACGTAGCAGTGACATTCGACCAAGCCATTAATCGCGTCAACCGGCGATACTTCCCTCGACTCGACATGAAAGGTAAAAAGTCGAATCGGCTCCCACCTGTCCGTGGCGGCGCAAGTGTTGCAGCTGCGACCTATCAAGATGGTGAGATCGTCGGTGGCTCAGCGCCagagcttggtgttgagaatcGCGGTCGCGCGATGCTGGAAAAGATGGGGTGGAGTTCTGGTACGGCGCTGGGTGCCATGAACAACAAGGGAATTCTGCAACCTGTCACGCACGCGATGAAGCGGTCAAAGGCCGGACTCGGCTAG
- a CDS encoding NADH dehydrogenase [ubiquinone] 1 beta subcomplex subunit 9, whose translation MSTRRAALSLYRRSLKLALDWAVHRHLWRGQALYIRSLFEANRNVTDPRHQRALLSETEKLLESWKHPDPYTPPTAPGGSKFERNLPSPILDPPPHPVNRH comes from the exons ATGTCGACGCGACGAGCTGCTCT ATCCCTCTACCGCCGCTCATTGAAGCTGGCGCTGGATTGGGCCGTCCACCGACACTTGTGGCGTGGCCAGGCTCTCTATATTCGCTCACTGTTCGAGGCCAACCGCAATGTGACTGATCCGAGACACCAAAGA GCTCTATTGAGCGAGACAGAGAAGCTACTGGAGAGCTGGAAGCACCCCGATCCCTATACGCCCCCGACTGCTCCCGGAG GCTCAAAGTTCGAGCGAAACCTGCCATCGCCTATCCTCGACC CTCCCCCCCACCCCGTCAACAGACATTAA
- a CDS encoding Histone H2A, giving the protein MTGGGKSGGKASGSKNAQSRSSKAGLAFPVGRVHRLLRKGNYAQRVGAGAPVYLAAVLEYLAAEILELAGNAARDNKKTRIIPRHLQLAIRNDEELNKLLGHVTIAQGGVLPNIHQNLLPKKTVKGGKNASQEL; this is encoded by the exons ATGACTGGCGGCGGCAAGTCTGGCGGCAAGGCCTCTGGTTCCAAGAACGCGCAATC GCGTTCTTCCAAGGCTGGTCTCGCGTTCCCTGTTGGTCGTGTCCACCGTCTTCTCCGAAAGGGCAACTACGCTCAGCGTGTCGGTGCCGGTGCCCCCGTGTACCTCGCTGCCGTCCTTGAGTACCTCGCTGCCGAAATCCTCGAGTTGGCTGGCAACGCTGCCCGCGACAACAAGAAGACCCGTATCATCCCCCGTCATCTCCAGCTCGCCATCCGAAACGATGAGGAGTTGAACAAGCTTCTGGGTCACGTCACCATCGCCCAGGGTGGTGTTCTTCCCAACATTCACCAGA ACCTTCTGCCCAAGAAGACTGTTAAGGGTGGCAAGAACGCGAGCCAAGAGCTGTAA